One part of the Pristis pectinata isolate sPriPec2 chromosome 17, sPriPec2.1.pri, whole genome shotgun sequence genome encodes these proteins:
- the ccdc62 gene encoding coiled-coil domain-containing protein 62 isoform X2 has product MKPGHRGGSPPPPGYRAPGVEMEGDLPSGDSALINPRNTVNTAGSASESHLEQWRSTPKSKASLENVSCSKSIGDSKMNFGKMQDFALTNTARYKTGPIKATHAVPTLNGSTKNNTNVDLENTTIQKQRNELQLLVAELKDRDKELNEMVAAHQKQLLAWEEDRLRILSLEERCAKVEHELRNRNEIIRTLSTQQKILESQQADCLKTLNCTQQRLKEMSEKAAESASNCEELEDRNKSLNSSVMELSAQVGQLQAREQELATMLELKDKDMVEATNHIMDLTARFKTLEGALREARLNETNSRKEVHDCKQHSKKLRHEICKLKDELDEKTVENNEQREEIIRLKQERQYLGSELTLAVEREKRKDQILELARSKQERADTELHGLRQVNEKQQHDLQLLHLNLESSQELIKKQEEKILEISDERLELNAYGLESPVRSVNSSPVRERPRGKSNLHGELCGNDSVSPARLSSTEDNAMASSNNAYRDDCSPTTKLQRLLAESRQMVASLERSTQLPLGLASCANSNSNARDGGSL; this is encoded by the exons ATGAAGCCCGGACACCGGGGCGGGTCGCCGCCGCCGCCGGGATACAGG GCACCAGGTGTTGAAATGGAAGGGGACCTCCCTTCAGGAGACTCGGCCCTTATTAACCCGAGGAATACAGTAAATACAGCAGGTTCTGCCTCAG AAAGTCACCTTGAACAGTGGCGAAGCACTCCGAAATCTAAA GCTTCTTTAGAGAATGTTAGCTGTTCAAAATCTATTGGAGATTCAAAGATGAACTTTGGGAAAATGCAAGACTTTGCTTTAACAAATACAGCAAGATATAAAACTGGCCCTATAAAAGCTACTCATGCAGTTCCAACACTGAATGGCTCTACCAAAAAT AATACAAATGTGGATCTGGAGAATACTACCATTCAGAAACAACGCAATGAATTACAGCTGCTTGTAGCAGAACTAAAAGATCGGGATAAAGAGTTAAATGAAATGGTGGCTGCACATCAGAAGCAGCTCCTGGCATGGGAGGAGGATCGCCTGCGCATACTCAGCCTAGAAGAGAGATGTGCCAAAGTGGAGC ATGAACTGCGAAACAGGAACGAGATCATCAGAACTTTAAGTACACAACAAAAGATTTTGGAATCCCAACAAGCTGATTGTCTAAAAACACTCAACTGCACCCAGCAAAGGCTGAAGGAAATGTCTGAAAAAGCAGCAGAGTCTGCTAGCAACTGTGAAGAGCTAGAG GACAGGAACAAAAGTCTGAATTCCtctgtgatggagctgtctgCCCAGGTGGGACAGttacaggcacgtgaacaggagCTCGCTACAATGCTAGAATTAAAG GACAAAGATATGGTTGAAGCTACCAATCACATCATGGACCTTACAGCTAGGTTTAAAACCTTGGAGGGTGCACTACGAGAAGCCAGGCTAAATGAGACAAATTCAAGAAAAGAGGTTCATGATTGCAAACAGCATTCAAAGAAACTACGACATGAAATCTGCAAGCTTAAGG ATGAGTTGGATGAAAAAACAGTAGAAAATAATGAGCAAAGGGAAGAAATAATTCGGCTTAAACAAGAAAGACAATATCTGGGAAGTGAGCTTACATTAGCTG TTGAGCGGGAGAAGAGAAAAGATCAGATTCTGGAACTGGCAAGATCTAAACAGGAGCGAGCTGACACGGAACTGCATGGTCTTCGGCAG GTAAACGAAAAGCAACAACATGACTTGCAGCTTCTTCATTTGAATCTTGAAAGTTCTCAGGAATTGATCAAAAAGCAGGAAGAGAAAATTCTTGAAATTAG TGATGAACGGCTGGAACTGAATGCATATGGTTTGGAGTCACCAGTACGTTCTGTGAATTCCTCACCAGTGAGAGAAAGGCCCAGGGGAAAGAGCAACCTCCATGGTGAGCTTTGTGGGAATGACTCTGTTTCACCAGCAAGACTGAGCTCCACTGAGGACAATGCAATGGCATCTTCTAATAAT GCTTACCGGGATGACTGTTCACCAACTACTAAACTGCAACGCCTGCTCGCTGAATCTCGACAGATGGTTGCTAGTCTGGAGCGCAGCACTCAGCTTCCTCTTGGGTTGGCATCCTGTGCCAACAGCAACAGCAATGCAAGG GATGGTGGTTCACTCTAA
- the ccdc62 gene encoding coiled-coil domain-containing protein 62 isoform X1 encodes MKPGHRGGSPPPPGYRAPGVEMEGDLPSGDSALINPRNTVNTAGSASESHLEQWRSTPKSKASLENVSCSKSIGDSKMNFGKMQDFALTNTARYKTGPIKATHAVPTLNGSTKNNTNVDLENTTIQKQRNELQLLVAELKDRDKELNEMVAAHQKQLLAWEEDRLRILSLEERCAKVEHELRNRNEIIRTLSTQQKILESQQADCLKTLNCTQQRLKEMSEKAAESASNCEELEDRNKSLNSSVMELSAQVGQLQAREQELATMLELKDKDMVEATNHIMDLTARFKTLEGALREARLNETNSRKEVHDCKQHSKKLRHEICKLKDELDEKTVENNEQREEIIRLKQERQYLGSELTLAVEREKRKDQILELARSKQERADTELHGLRQVNEKQQHDLQLLHLNLESSQELIKKQEEKILEISSGRLFSDSKYIAQNNNGQNKVEGQERKNDIVLKKWKKEPTKDHKKESMTNRHIEEAAKSTQNLDAELIPISTKEQGHLLVTEGRNTVNCRNYSSSDCANAQVVFPLELDQCTNGNLTFKTHNLHCNANDSNKKPTKYVVPKQNCRYSSANDSGSPQGRENNAQQVSRNQKWRFEGSADAGIMEHENVAYINTDHHSPSCNTSSHCKGSIVSTSTDNHHSLCSKPSTTSIISTKEAAKTVEDHNLEDKYNNELSECGMSEEMSQMPARNETDQEASMSEQDWMKLYQPAVDVKDLWWLYLNDGSASSHGLGSPTAVEKKSDERLELNAYGLESPVRSVNSSPVRERPRGKSNLHGELCGNDSVSPARLSSTEDNAMASSNNAYRDDCSPTTKLQRLLAESRQMVASLERSTQLPLGLASCANSNSNARDGGSL; translated from the exons ATGAAGCCCGGACACCGGGGCGGGTCGCCGCCGCCGCCGGGATACAGG GCACCAGGTGTTGAAATGGAAGGGGACCTCCCTTCAGGAGACTCGGCCCTTATTAACCCGAGGAATACAGTAAATACAGCAGGTTCTGCCTCAG AAAGTCACCTTGAACAGTGGCGAAGCACTCCGAAATCTAAA GCTTCTTTAGAGAATGTTAGCTGTTCAAAATCTATTGGAGATTCAAAGATGAACTTTGGGAAAATGCAAGACTTTGCTTTAACAAATACAGCAAGATATAAAACTGGCCCTATAAAAGCTACTCATGCAGTTCCAACACTGAATGGCTCTACCAAAAAT AATACAAATGTGGATCTGGAGAATACTACCATTCAGAAACAACGCAATGAATTACAGCTGCTTGTAGCAGAACTAAAAGATCGGGATAAAGAGTTAAATGAAATGGTGGCTGCACATCAGAAGCAGCTCCTGGCATGGGAGGAGGATCGCCTGCGCATACTCAGCCTAGAAGAGAGATGTGCCAAAGTGGAGC ATGAACTGCGAAACAGGAACGAGATCATCAGAACTTTAAGTACACAACAAAAGATTTTGGAATCCCAACAAGCTGATTGTCTAAAAACACTCAACTGCACCCAGCAAAGGCTGAAGGAAATGTCTGAAAAAGCAGCAGAGTCTGCTAGCAACTGTGAAGAGCTAGAG GACAGGAACAAAAGTCTGAATTCCtctgtgatggagctgtctgCCCAGGTGGGACAGttacaggcacgtgaacaggagCTCGCTACAATGCTAGAATTAAAG GACAAAGATATGGTTGAAGCTACCAATCACATCATGGACCTTACAGCTAGGTTTAAAACCTTGGAGGGTGCACTACGAGAAGCCAGGCTAAATGAGACAAATTCAAGAAAAGAGGTTCATGATTGCAAACAGCATTCAAAGAAACTACGACATGAAATCTGCAAGCTTAAGG ATGAGTTGGATGAAAAAACAGTAGAAAATAATGAGCAAAGGGAAGAAATAATTCGGCTTAAACAAGAAAGACAATATCTGGGAAGTGAGCTTACATTAGCTG TTGAGCGGGAGAAGAGAAAAGATCAGATTCTGGAACTGGCAAGATCTAAACAGGAGCGAGCTGACACGGAACTGCATGGTCTTCGGCAG GTAAACGAAAAGCAACAACATGACTTGCAGCTTCTTCATTTGAATCTTGAAAGTTCTCAGGAATTGATCAAAAAGCAGGAAGAGAAAATTCTTGAAATTAG TTCTGGTAGACTTTTCTCAGATTCCAAATATATTGCACAGAACAACAATGGACAGAATAAGGTAGAGGGGCAAGAACGTAAAAATGACATCGtcttaaaaaaatggaaaaaggagCCAACGAAAGATCATAAAAAAGAATCCATGACCAATAGACATATAGAAGAAGCAGCCAAGTCAACCCAGAATCTTGATGCTGAATTAATTCCAATTAGTACCAAAGAACAGGGCCACTTATTAGTCACAGAAGGACGCAATACTGTCAATTGTAGAAATTATAGCTCGTCAGATTGTGCAAATGCTCAAGTTGTCTTTCCTCTTGAACTTGATCAGTGTACTAATGGAAATCTGACATTCAAGACCCACAATCTTCATTGTAACGCTAATGATTCTAATAAGAAGCCTACAAAATATGTTGTGCCAAAGCAAAACTGCAGGTATTCAAGTGCAAATGATAGTGGCTCACCTCAGGGAAGAGAAAACAATGCGCAGCAAGTGTCAAGGAATCAAAAATGGAGATTTGAAGGATCTGCTGATGCTGGCATCATGGAACATGAGAATGTAGCATATATAAATACTGATCACCATAGTCCCAGCTGCAACACTTCTTCCCATTGCAAAGGTAGCATAGTCAGCACATCAACAGACAACCATCACTCTCTTTGTTCAAAGCCAAGTACAACCTCTATTATTTCAACAAAAGAAGCAGCAAAGACTGTTGAGGATCATAACCTGGAAGACAAATACAATAATGAACTGAGTGAATGTGgaatgagtgaagaaatgtctcagaTGCCTGCAAGAAATGAAACTGACCAGGAGGCTTCAATGTCGGAACAAGATTGGATGAAGCTTTATCAGCCAGCTGTTGATGTAAAAGATTTGTGGTGGCTGTACCTAAACGATGGTTCAGCATCCTCGCATGGGTTAGGTAGTCCTACTGCTGTGGAAAAAAAGAG TGATGAACGGCTGGAACTGAATGCATATGGTTTGGAGTCACCAGTACGTTCTGTGAATTCCTCACCAGTGAGAGAAAGGCCCAGGGGAAAGAGCAACCTCCATGGTGAGCTTTGTGGGAATGACTCTGTTTCACCAGCAAGACTGAGCTCCACTGAGGACAATGCAATGGCATCTTCTAATAAT GCTTACCGGGATGACTGTTCACCAACTACTAAACTGCAACGCCTGCTCGCTGAATCTCGACAGATGGTTGCTAGTCTGGAGCGCAGCACTCAGCTTCCTCTTGGGTTGGCATCCTGTGCCAACAGCAACAGCAATGCAAGG GATGGTGGTTCACTCTAA